Proteins from a single region of Microbacterium sp. zg-Y818:
- a CDS encoding 1,4-beta-xylanase: MSGLDTFVCGMTWGWTGVRGTWLTDAAERSMREMADHGVTWTALSYAALQQTPFSTEIPFDAEPTVTDAEIVSAIRRAHALGMRVCLKPVVNVADGTWRAHIGFFDWDVPGEPSWTQWFASYTRFIVHAARIAQAEGCAMLSVGCEMVRADGQEEHWRRLITAVRAEFTGLITYNCDKYQEDRITWWDAVDVVSSSGYYPVDTWEDQLDRIEPVVRASGKPFLFLEAGCPSRSGSAERPNDWTLPGEPDGGEQLRYYRAMFRALSRRDWVRGIVLWDWPAHLYAPDDAGHNDDYCPYGKPAGAFLRETYRALARQEPVG, translated from the coding sequence ATGAGCGGGCTCGACACCTTCGTCTGCGGCATGACCTGGGGGTGGACCGGTGTCCGCGGCACCTGGCTGACCGACGCGGCAGAGCGGTCCATGCGCGAGATGGCCGACCACGGCGTGACCTGGACCGCCCTGTCGTACGCCGCGCTGCAGCAGACGCCGTTCTCGACGGAGATCCCCTTCGACGCGGAACCCACGGTCACCGATGCCGAGATCGTCAGCGCCATCCGCCGGGCGCACGCCCTGGGCATGCGCGTCTGCCTGAAACCCGTCGTGAACGTCGCGGACGGCACCTGGCGGGCCCACATCGGCTTCTTCGACTGGGACGTTCCCGGGGAGCCCAGCTGGACGCAGTGGTTCGCCTCGTACACGCGCTTCATCGTGCACGCCGCGCGCATCGCCCAGGCCGAGGGGTGCGCCATGCTGTCGGTCGGCTGCGAGATGGTGCGCGCCGACGGACAGGAGGAGCACTGGCGCCGGCTCATCACGGCGGTGCGCGCGGAGTTCACCGGACTCATCACCTACAACTGCGACAAGTACCAGGAGGACCGCATCACCTGGTGGGATGCCGTCGATGTCGTCTCCTCCAGCGGGTACTACCCCGTCGACACCTGGGAGGACCAGCTCGACCGGATCGAACCGGTCGTGAGGGCGTCGGGCAAGCCGTTCCTCTTCCTCGAAGCCGGCTGCCCGAGCCGCTCCGGTTCCGCGGAGCGACCGAACGACTGGACGCTTCCCGGGGAACCGGACGGCGGGGAGCAGCTGCGGTACTACCGGGCGATGTTCCGCGCACTCTCTCGGCGGGACTGGGTGCGCGGCATCGTGCTGTGGGACTGGCCGGCCCACCTGTATGCGCCGGACGACGCCGGACACAACGACGACTACTGCCCATACGGCAAGCCGGCCGGGGCGTTCCTGCGCGAGACGTACCGCGCGCTCGCACGGCAGGAGCCGGTCGGATGA
- a CDS encoding glycoside hydrolase family 2 protein, whose translation MSLERRELHDGWTAQAAAGPAPAHLRDVVIPAAVPGTVHTDLLAAGLIPDPYRGANENLLAWIGLVDWTYRTTFAWTPDGHTRHDLVFDGIDTVAELSLNGHALGDVANQHRSYRFAVDGRLIDGDNELVARFRAPVPYANAQSLALGARPRPYPLPYEAIRKSACNFGWDWGIATYTSGLWRPVRLESWSVARLAEVRVTATPDGAGGAVDIEALIERSPDATDHPLTARLAVDGPGVPAAGAPTADADIAGDRVHLRVTLDDVRRWWPAGYGDQPRYDVDVQLAAGDLLDATRRAVGFRTVRWDTEPDAAGTPFTLVVNDQPVFVKGVNWIPDDALPARVDRARYEQRLRQAVAANLNLVRVWGGGIYESDDFYDLCDQLGLLTWQDFLFACAAYPEEEPLRSEIEAEARQNIVRLASHPSLVLLTGNNENLWGFEDWGWKRRLDGATWGAHYYYALFPGLVAELAPHVPYSPGSPFSPGTTWDGAVQSGFHPNDEAHGTTHLWEQWNRRDWPTYREHRPRFVAEFGWQGPPTWTTLTGALDDDPLTPESPGMIVHQKAQDGNVKLADGLLSHFRMPADMETWHWAMQLNQAVAVRTALEHFRSWAPHTMGAVVWQLNDCWPVTSWAAVDGEGRAKPLFHALRAAFAPRLVTVQPREDGLAVVLGNDTAEAWAGTLRARRLRFDGTESARVDLAFQVAPRASTTIGVPRNVADPADPAAELLVAETTDERGLWFFVEPRDSALPDPDLSVSTEVTADGTVVTVTTDALARDLTLLADKVHPDAHATDGLITLLPGESARVLITGAGALSADALRDPRVLRTANQLVVR comes from the coding sequence ATGAGCCTGGAGCGCAGGGAACTCCACGACGGCTGGACCGCGCAGGCAGCCGCCGGTCCCGCCCCTGCTCACCTGCGCGATGTGGTGATCCCCGCCGCGGTGCCCGGGACCGTCCACACCGACCTACTGGCGGCCGGTCTCATCCCCGACCCCTACCGGGGCGCCAACGAGAACCTGCTGGCGTGGATCGGCCTGGTGGACTGGACCTACCGCACCACTTTCGCGTGGACCCCAGACGGGCACACGCGCCATGACCTCGTGTTCGACGGCATCGACACGGTCGCCGAGCTGTCGCTCAACGGCCACGCGCTGGGCGACGTGGCCAATCAGCACCGCTCCTACCGGTTCGCCGTCGACGGCAGGCTGATCGACGGCGACAACGAGCTCGTGGCGCGCTTCCGCGCCCCCGTCCCCTACGCCAACGCGCAGAGCCTGGCGCTCGGCGCGCGGCCGAGGCCCTATCCGCTGCCGTACGAGGCGATCCGCAAATCGGCGTGCAACTTCGGCTGGGATTGGGGCATCGCCACCTACACCAGCGGGCTCTGGCGACCGGTGCGCCTGGAATCGTGGTCGGTCGCGCGCCTGGCCGAGGTACGGGTGACGGCGACACCGGACGGTGCCGGCGGCGCCGTCGATATCGAGGCCCTGATCGAGCGGTCGCCGGATGCCACGGACCACCCGCTCACCGCCCGCCTCGCCGTCGACGGTCCAGGCGTCCCGGCCGCAGGTGCGCCCACCGCCGACGCGGACATCGCGGGAGACCGCGTGCACCTGCGCGTCACTCTCGACGACGTCAGACGATGGTGGCCGGCGGGGTACGGCGACCAGCCGCGGTACGACGTGGACGTCCAGCTGGCGGCCGGCGATCTGCTCGACGCGACGCGACGCGCGGTCGGGTTCCGCACCGTGCGGTGGGACACCGAGCCCGATGCCGCCGGCACGCCCTTCACGCTGGTCGTCAACGATCAGCCCGTCTTCGTCAAGGGCGTCAACTGGATCCCCGACGACGCGCTCCCCGCGCGCGTGGACCGCGCCCGGTATGAGCAGCGCCTGCGCCAGGCGGTCGCGGCGAACCTCAACCTCGTCCGCGTCTGGGGCGGCGGCATCTACGAATCCGACGACTTCTACGACCTGTGCGACCAACTGGGGCTGCTGACGTGGCAGGACTTCCTCTTCGCCTGCGCCGCCTACCCCGAGGAGGAGCCGCTACGTTCCGAGATCGAGGCCGAGGCGCGGCAGAACATCGTGCGCCTGGCATCCCACCCCTCGCTCGTGCTGCTGACCGGCAACAACGAGAACCTGTGGGGGTTCGAGGACTGGGGCTGGAAGCGTCGCCTGGACGGCGCGACGTGGGGTGCTCACTACTACTACGCGCTGTTCCCCGGACTCGTGGCGGAACTCGCTCCCCACGTCCCCTACTCCCCCGGCAGTCCGTTCAGCCCGGGAACCACCTGGGACGGCGCCGTGCAGTCCGGTTTCCACCCCAACGACGAGGCGCACGGCACCACGCATCTGTGGGAGCAGTGGAACCGTCGCGACTGGCCGACCTACCGCGAGCACCGTCCACGGTTCGTGGCCGAGTTCGGCTGGCAGGGGCCGCCCACGTGGACCACGCTCACCGGCGCCCTCGACGACGACCCGTTGACGCCGGAGTCCCCCGGCATGATCGTGCACCAGAAGGCCCAGGACGGGAACGTCAAGCTGGCCGACGGCCTGCTGTCCCACTTCCGCATGCCCGCCGACATGGAGACCTGGCATTGGGCCATGCAGCTGAACCAGGCGGTGGCGGTGCGGACGGCGCTGGAGCACTTCCGCTCCTGGGCGCCCCACACCATGGGTGCCGTGGTGTGGCAGCTGAACGACTGCTGGCCGGTCACCTCGTGGGCCGCGGTCGACGGCGAGGGCCGTGCCAAGCCGCTCTTCCATGCGCTGCGGGCGGCGTTCGCTCCCCGTCTGGTGACGGTGCAGCCCCGTGAGGACGGGCTCGCCGTCGTGCTGGGAAACGACACCGCTGAGGCCTGGGCGGGCACGCTGCGCGCGCGCCGGCTGCGTTTCGACGGCACCGAATCGGCGCGCGTCGACCTGGCCTTCCAGGTGGCCCCTCGTGCCTCGACGACGATCGGCGTCCCGCGGAACGTCGCCGATCCGGCCGATCCCGCAGCCGAGCTGCTGGTCGCCGAGACCACCGACGAACGGGGGCTGTGGTTCTTCGTCGAGCCGCGTGACAGTGCGCTGCCCGACCCCGACCTGAGCGTGTCGACGGAGGTCACGGCGGACGGGACCGTCGTCACCGTGACGACGGATGCGCTGGCCCGGGACCTCACGCTGCTCGCCGACAAGGTGCATCCCGATGCCCACGCGACCGACGGACTCATCACGCTGCTGCCGGGGGAATCGGCACGCGTCCTCATCACCGGCGCCGGAGCCCTCAGCGCCGACGCGCTGCGCGATCCCCGTGTGCTGCGCACCGCCAACCAGCTGGTGGTGCGATGA
- a CDS encoding carbohydrate ABC transporter permease, which yields MTVAVAPRRRHAPSGRTLGERLRSTSATTAKYASLVLAAVVTLLPLSVLLFASLKTAPEYAQSGPFDLPQNWLNFDNFVTAFTSGKMLEGFVNTGIVLAVSLVGTVFLGTMAAYALDRFAFRGKKLVMVLFLIATLIPGVTSQVATFQLINGLGLYDTKAALILLFMGTDIIAIYLFIQFMASIPISLDEAAMIDGANRWTIYWRVVLPLLKPAIATVVIIKGIAIYNEFYAAFLYLPSEGFISTSLFRFKGPFGAQWEVIAAGTIVVIIPTLLAFLLLQRWIYRGLTAGAVK from the coding sequence ATGACCGTCGCCGTCGCGCCGCGCCGCCGGCACGCACCCTCGGGTCGCACGCTCGGCGAGCGCCTGCGCTCCACAAGCGCCACGACCGCCAAGTACGCCAGCCTGGTCCTCGCCGCCGTGGTGACCCTGCTGCCCCTGTCGGTGCTGCTGTTCGCGAGCCTCAAGACGGCACCGGAGTACGCGCAGTCCGGGCCCTTCGACCTGCCGCAGAACTGGCTGAACTTCGACAACTTCGTCACCGCGTTCACCAGCGGCAAGATGCTCGAGGGCTTCGTCAACACCGGCATCGTGCTGGCCGTCTCGCTCGTCGGCACCGTGTTCCTCGGCACGATGGCCGCCTATGCGCTGGACCGGTTCGCCTTCCGCGGCAAGAAGCTGGTCATGGTGCTGTTCCTCATCGCCACCCTCATCCCCGGGGTGACCAGCCAGGTCGCCACCTTCCAGCTGATCAACGGGCTGGGACTGTACGACACCAAGGCCGCGCTCATCCTGCTGTTCATGGGCACCGACATCATCGCCATCTACCTGTTCATCCAGTTCATGGCCTCGATCCCGATCTCGCTCGACGAGGCGGCCATGATCGACGGGGCCAACCGCTGGACGATCTACTGGCGGGTCGTGCTGCCGCTGCTCAAGCCCGCCATCGCCACCGTGGTCATCATCAAGGGAATCGCCATCTACAACGAGTTCTACGCCGCTTTCCTCTACCTGCCGTCGGAGGGGTTCATCTCCACCTCGCTGTTCCGGTTCAAGGGCCCGTTCGGGGCGCAGTGGGAGGTCATCGCCGCCGGCACCATCGTCGTCATCATCCCGACTCTCCTGGCCTTCCTGCTGCTGCAGCGGTGGATCTACCGGGGCCTCACCGCGGGAGCCGTGAAATGA
- a CDS encoding sugar ABC transporter permease yields MSLATPGAAPADAPAVLSAPARSRRLRGTRRAAAGGTAAPGGRPAGRRLAGRLTPWLFLSGAVGLLLLFTYWPALNLFWYSVTDWDGIDLTKEFVGLDNYAQVFTDPRIFNVFWVSLYYFAASFAQMAIALYFATILSFSTRLSSFFRGILFFPYLINGVAVGFVFLYLFQPGGTLDTVLAWFGLADPPQWLGNPDIVNWSLAGTSVWRYTGLNFVLFLGAIQSIPHELYEAAELDGASRWQQFWAIIFPGIRRIIGLSFILAIAGSLSVFEIPFIMTGGANGSATFVIQTLQTAFNFRQVGLASAMAVVLLIIVLLVTWIQRALFPDEKVDLT; encoded by the coding sequence ATGTCACTGGCCACACCGGGGGCGGCACCAGCCGATGCGCCCGCCGTCCTCTCCGCCCCGGCGCGATCCCGCCGGCTGCGCGGCACACGCCGCGCAGCCGCGGGAGGCACCGCGGCGCCGGGCGGGCGACCCGCCGGGCGCCGCCTGGCAGGCCGCCTCACCCCATGGCTGTTCCTGTCGGGCGCGGTGGGCCTGCTGCTGCTGTTCACGTACTGGCCCGCGCTGAACCTGTTCTGGTACAGCGTGACGGACTGGGACGGCATCGATCTCACCAAGGAGTTCGTCGGCCTCGACAACTACGCGCAGGTCTTCACCGACCCGCGCATCTTCAACGTCTTCTGGGTGAGCCTGTACTACTTCGCCGCCTCGTTCGCGCAGATGGCCATCGCCCTGTACTTCGCGACGATCCTGAGCTTCTCCACGCGACTGTCGAGCTTCTTCCGCGGCATCCTGTTCTTCCCGTATCTCATCAACGGCGTGGCCGTCGGGTTCGTGTTCCTCTATCTGTTCCAGCCCGGGGGAACGCTCGACACGGTGCTGGCCTGGTTCGGACTCGCCGACCCGCCGCAATGGCTCGGCAATCCCGACATCGTCAACTGGTCACTGGCGGGCACCTCGGTGTGGCGCTACACCGGACTGAACTTCGTGCTGTTCCTCGGCGCCATCCAGTCCATCCCCCATGAGCTGTACGAAGCGGCGGAGCTGGACGGTGCCAGCCGATGGCAGCAGTTCTGGGCCATCATCTTCCCCGGCATCCGTCGCATCATCGGCCTGAGCTTCATCCTCGCCATCGCCGGCAGCCTCTCGGTGTTCGAGATCCCCTTCATCATGACCGGCGGCGCCAACGGCTCGGCGACGTTCGTCATCCAGACGCTGCAGACGGCGTTCAACTTCCGCCAGGTGGGGCTCGCCTCGGCGATGGCTGTGGTGCTGCTGATCATCGTGCTGCTGGTGACCTGGATCCAGCGAGCGCTCTTCCCCGACGAGAAGGTGGACCTGACATGA
- a CDS encoding ABC transporter substrate-binding protein: MARKALAGIVLLTAAGVALSGCAGGGGGDQADNTIDGEVQGEIKVITWRTDLVEDGTFEAYAEEFNKTYPDVTVTFEGITDYAGEMQTRMSTTNYGDVIGIPNIQPAQFEQFLEPLGETADFEDTYRFLPAASFEGTQYGIAFGGNANGVVYNKRVFEEAGVTELPTTEAEWLAALQLVEDNTDAIPLYTNYKDGWPLTQSFSNLGAVTNDPDAPITMAENPAPWTEGTDVHAIDSLLFETVAAGLTEPDPLTTNWEQSKVDLGTGKIAAMTLGSWAISQMQDAAETGGASADDIGFMAFPAEVDGTQYAVIGGDYNLAVSRHSDAKAAAWAWIQWVVSESGYTEEQGMVSPVIDKELPETLQGLSEEGVELMEINPAPAGKEGLINEIADDSQIDLYGPIYRQKLVDIARGAAEGDKESYFAELNERWAASMANVAG, from the coding sequence ATGGCACGCAAGGCGCTGGCAGGCATCGTCCTGCTGACCGCTGCCGGCGTCGCGCTGAGCGGCTGCGCAGGCGGCGGCGGGGGCGATCAGGCCGACAACACGATCGACGGCGAGGTGCAGGGCGAGATCAAGGTGATCACCTGGCGCACCGACCTGGTCGAGGACGGCACGTTCGAGGCATACGCCGAGGAGTTCAACAAGACCTACCCCGACGTCACCGTGACGTTCGAGGGCATCACCGACTACGCCGGCGAGATGCAGACGCGCATGAGCACGACCAACTACGGCGACGTCATCGGCATCCCGAACATCCAACCTGCACAGTTCGAGCAGTTCCTCGAACCGCTGGGCGAGACGGCCGACTTCGAGGACACCTACCGGTTCCTTCCGGCTGCCAGCTTCGAGGGCACCCAGTACGGCATCGCCTTCGGCGGCAACGCCAACGGCGTGGTCTACAACAAGAGGGTCTTCGAAGAGGCCGGTGTGACCGAGCTCCCCACCACCGAAGCGGAGTGGCTCGCGGCCTTGCAGCTGGTCGAGGACAACACCGACGCCATTCCGCTCTACACCAACTACAAGGACGGCTGGCCGCTGACGCAGAGCTTCAGCAACCTGGGCGCCGTCACCAACGACCCCGACGCGCCCATCACGATGGCGGAGAACCCGGCCCCGTGGACGGAGGGCACCGACGTGCATGCGATCGACTCCCTGCTGTTCGAGACGGTCGCCGCGGGCCTGACCGAGCCCGATCCGCTCACTACCAACTGGGAGCAGTCGAAGGTCGACCTCGGCACCGGCAAGATCGCGGCGATGACCCTCGGGTCGTGGGCGATCTCGCAGATGCAGGACGCTGCGGAGACCGGCGGCGCCTCCGCGGACGACATCGGCTTCATGGCGTTCCCGGCCGAGGTCGACGGCACGCAGTACGCCGTCATCGGCGGGGACTACAACCTGGCCGTCAGCAGGCACTCCGACGCCAAAGCGGCCGCGTGGGCGTGGATCCAGTGGGTCGTGTCGGAATCCGGCTACACCGAGGAGCAGGGGATGGTCTCCCCCGTCATCGACAAGGAGCTGCCCGAGACGCTGCAGGGGCTCTCGGAAGAGGGCGTGGAGCTGATGGAGATCAACCCGGCGCCGGCGGGCAAGGAGGGACTCATCAACGAGATCGCCGACGACTCGCAGATCGACCTGTATGGCCCGATCTACCGGCAGAAACTCGTCGACATCGCGCGTGGTGCCGCCGAAGGCGACAAGGAGAGCTACTTCGCCGAGCTCAACGAGCGGTGGGCCGCCTCGATGGCCAACGTCGCGGGCTGA
- a CDS encoding LacI family DNA-binding transcriptional regulator yields MTVQQRATLDDVARLAGVSSKTVSRVFTHRGLVAPDTVERVLVAAKRLRFRPNTLARGLRRGGGTNTVGFIMGELGNPFYYKVASGIEKQLAGAGYGLVVATTDDTPEGEERVADALLSQRIGALLLIPVADDQSYLEGERQLGTPVIAIDRPARNLVADAVVLENHRGAFDATRRLLAHGHRRIGYVCNPASVYTQTERLRGYRDALATYGIHDSRRWERLGDDLSVPADRLVGDLLDADDAPTAFITGNNRMTIGALRVLRARRDDGRTAFIGFDDFDTADVLGVTVISYDPLELGRRAATLALERMADPAGFTQQVALPTWVLERGTGERPAPERTR; encoded by the coding sequence GTGACCGTGCAGCAGCGAGCCACACTCGACGACGTCGCGCGCCTGGCGGGAGTCAGCTCCAAGACCGTTTCCCGCGTCTTCACCCACCGCGGCCTCGTGGCTCCCGACACCGTCGAGCGCGTGCTCGTGGCCGCCAAGCGGTTGCGGTTCCGGCCGAACACGCTCGCCCGCGGGCTGCGGCGCGGTGGCGGCACCAACACCGTCGGGTTCATCATGGGCGAGCTCGGCAACCCCTTCTACTACAAGGTCGCCTCGGGGATCGAGAAGCAGCTCGCCGGCGCCGGCTACGGGCTCGTCGTTGCGACCACCGACGACACGCCGGAAGGCGAGGAGCGGGTTGCCGATGCCCTGCTCTCCCAGCGGATCGGGGCGCTGCTGCTCATCCCGGTCGCCGACGACCAGTCGTACCTGGAAGGCGAGCGGCAGCTGGGGACCCCCGTCATCGCCATCGACCGGCCGGCGCGCAACCTGGTCGCCGACGCCGTGGTGCTCGAGAACCATCGCGGGGCGTTCGACGCGACGCGGCGGCTGCTGGCGCACGGGCACCGGCGCATCGGGTACGTCTGCAACCCGGCATCCGTCTACACGCAGACCGAGCGCCTGCGGGGGTACCGTGATGCGCTCGCGACGTATGGTATCCACGATTCGCGCCGCTGGGAGAGGCTGGGCGACGACCTTTCGGTGCCCGCCGATCGGCTCGTCGGCGACCTGCTCGATGCGGACGACGCGCCGACCGCGTTCATCACCGGCAACAACCGCATGACCATCGGCGCCCTCCGCGTGCTGCGTGCTCGCCGCGACGACGGCCGCACGGCGTTCATCGGGTTCGACGACTTCGATACCGCCGACGTGCTCGGGGTGACGGTCATCAGCTACGACCCGCTCGAACTGGGCCGCCGAGCCGCGACGCTCGCGCTGGAGCGCATGGCCGACCCCGCCGGCTTCACGCAGCAGGTGGCGCTGCCCACCTGGGTGCTGGAGCGCGGCACCGGCGAACGACCGGCTCCGGAGAGGACGCGATGA
- a CDS encoding alpha-galactosidase: MTTPRHIHLQAHGVSLVLEHDGERLPSVLHWGRALGQPSPEDLDALSAALSRQTPPGTLDAAWQVSLSPQEGDGFAGRPGLEIRRRGVLHHPRWRVRDAAAAATACTVVADDQTSGLVLTIEVTIEAGGVVWVSQALELPAAAEPVEVGWLEATLPVPAGVDALLTFDGRWTREKRPVALDLPPGSNVRQSRRGRPGHDAPLVGIVSRGAARWDSGEVWGVHPAWSSDVTVRTDRLTDAVPLIGAGELLRPGEVVLSAGERYDAPRVAFVYSDEGLDGFAGRVHAWMRARPQHPQTPRPLVLNTWEAVYFDQDPERLAALAERAAEIGVERFVLDDGWFQGRRDDSTSLGDWVVDRRVWPDGLAPLADRVHALGMQFGLWFEPEMVSLDSDLARSHPDWLLHEPGHLDHPAALSWRQQYVLDLAHPEAFAHVLERIDDLVVGLGIDFIKWDHNRDLVESVHAGRPGGHVQMLAVYELIRELKARHPALEIESCSSGGARTDLGMLEVCDRVWASDSNDPIERQDIQRWTGLLLPPELVGAHVGPTDAHSSGRRTSLSYRMATSLMGSAGFEWDILACDAEETAALSRFAALYRELRPIVHSGTVRHPLVRDPAWRATAFTTDHAAVVIVATVASLEDARAERLRIPGLSPELRYRVRVRREIGDAAYGWVAPEWFTSGEITLVGSLLSDVGLQLPTLWPAQAFVLHLEAI, from the coding sequence ATGACCACGCCACGCCACATCCACCTGCAGGCCCACGGCGTATCCCTCGTGCTCGAGCACGACGGTGAGCGCCTGCCGAGCGTGCTGCACTGGGGGCGTGCCCTCGGGCAGCCATCACCAGAGGACCTCGACGCGCTGTCGGCCGCGCTCAGCAGACAGACTCCGCCGGGAACGCTGGATGCCGCGTGGCAGGTGTCCCTCTCCCCCCAGGAGGGCGACGGCTTCGCGGGGCGGCCGGGGCTGGAGATCCGCCGCCGCGGAGTGCTGCACCATCCGCGGTGGCGGGTGAGGGATGCCGCCGCGGCGGCTACGGCCTGCACCGTCGTCGCCGATGACCAGACGTCGGGGCTGGTGCTCACGATCGAGGTCACCATCGAGGCGGGCGGGGTCGTCTGGGTCAGCCAGGCACTCGAACTGCCCGCCGCCGCGGAGCCGGTGGAGGTCGGGTGGCTCGAAGCCACCCTCCCCGTACCGGCGGGCGTGGACGCGCTGCTGACCTTCGACGGGCGGTGGACGCGGGAGAAGCGCCCCGTCGCCCTAGACCTGCCGCCCGGCTCGAACGTGCGGCAGTCCCGCCGGGGACGCCCCGGGCACGACGCGCCGCTGGTCGGCATCGTGTCGCGCGGCGCGGCGCGGTGGGATTCCGGCGAGGTCTGGGGCGTGCATCCGGCGTGGTCCTCGGATGTGACGGTGCGCACCGATCGCCTGACCGACGCGGTGCCGCTCATCGGAGCCGGGGAGCTGCTGCGCCCGGGGGAGGTGGTGCTCTCTGCCGGCGAGCGGTACGACGCGCCGCGCGTCGCCTTCGTCTACAGCGATGAAGGACTGGACGGCTTTGCCGGACGGGTGCACGCCTGGATGCGTGCCCGGCCGCAGCATCCGCAGACGCCGCGCCCGCTCGTGCTGAACACCTGGGAGGCGGTGTACTTCGACCAGGACCCGGAGCGCCTGGCGGCGCTCGCCGAGCGGGCGGCCGAGATCGGCGTGGAGCGGTTCGTACTCGACGATGGCTGGTTCCAGGGGCGCCGGGACGACTCCACCAGCCTCGGCGACTGGGTGGTCGACCGCCGTGTCTGGCCCGACGGGCTCGCCCCCCTGGCCGATCGCGTCCACGCCCTCGGCATGCAGTTCGGGCTCTGGTTCGAGCCCGAGATGGTGAGTCTCGACTCCGACCTCGCGCGCTCCCACCCGGACTGGCTGCTGCACGAGCCTGGTCACCTCGACCACCCCGCCGCCCTGTCGTGGCGGCAGCAGTACGTGCTGGACCTCGCACACCCCGAGGCGTTCGCGCACGTCCTCGAGCGCATCGACGACCTGGTGGTGGGGCTCGGCATCGACTTCATCAAGTGGGACCACAACCGCGACCTGGTCGAGAGCGTGCATGCCGGGCGGCCGGGCGGCCATGTGCAGATGCTCGCGGTGTATGAGCTGATCCGGGAGCTGAAGGCGCGGCATCCGGCGCTCGAGATCGAGTCGTGCTCCAGTGGGGGAGCACGCACCGACCTCGGGATGCTGGAGGTGTGCGACCGGGTGTGGGCGAGCGACTCGAACGATCCGATCGAGCGGCAGGACATCCAACGGTGGACCGGACTGCTGCTGCCGCCGGAACTCGTGGGCGCGCACGTGGGGCCCACCGACGCGCACAGCTCGGGACGCCGCACCAGCCTGTCTTACCGGATGGCGACGAGTCTCATGGGTTCGGCCGGCTTCGAATGGGACATCCTCGCGTGCGACGCCGAGGAGACCGCCGCGCTCAGCCGGTTCGCCGCGCTCTACCGCGAGCTGCGTCCGATCGTGCACTCCGGGACCGTGCGCCATCCCCTGGTGCGGGACCCGGCGTGGCGGGCGACCGCCTTCACGACCGACCACGCCGCAGTCGTGATCGTGGCCACCGTCGCGAGCCTCGAGGACGCCCGCGCCGAGCGGCTGCGCATCCCCGGGCTGAGCCCCGAGCTGCGTTACCGGGTGCGGGTGCGGCGCGAGATCGGCGACGCCGCCTACGGGTGGGTCGCCCCGGAATGGTTCACCAGCGGCGAGATCACCCTGGTCGGCTCGCTGCTGTCCGACGTGGGACTGCAGCTGCCGACCCTCTGGCCGGCGCAGGCGTTCGTCCTGCACCTCGAGGCGATCTGA